AGATCACGCAGGCCGTGGCGGAGAACCGAATGAATTTGTTGGCCGAGTGGGAGGCGAACGTCAACCAATGACCACCAAGACGCCGGCTAAGCACGCGGTAGCGTTCTACACCGCTTCCGCCCGGCTCGCCCACGCCTACCGGAGCGCGGCCAGGCGCAACAAAACTCTGGCCCGCTGCGCGGAACTTCGGGAGTTGGGCGGTGCCGCCCAATCCCACGTGGCTGGACACCATGCGCTCCAGAACGTCGTTCTCTCCCACGCGGACGACGACCATTTCGTGCTAACGAACCCGCGCGTCGAACCGGTGGTTACCGGCGCGTTCCACGTACTTTTCACGGGACCAGCCACGCACCCCGATCAGGTAGCTCAGTGGATGCGGACGACAAACATCCGCTCGGAAAACCGCCTTCACGTAATTAATGCCGACGATCTGGAAGGCGCGCAGGTTTCCCAATTACTCGGCCGGATCTGTTCCGCTCTCGGCGGGGACGGCGACCGCGGCAGTATTATCGACGCCTACTTCACCGGAGGATCGTTGACCGTCCGGGGTCCGGGGCACCGCATGCTTCACGTTCCGGCGGATTCCGTCCCGGCTTTGAAAGGGCACCCGCCCCAGGTGTTGCGGAATTTCGAGATCGACCCCGACGGCTCGTTCCTCTACTGGCCCGCGCTCGATGTTCATCTGGGTTGGAATCAATTCCTGCAAGCGGTCGACCCGGCCGAGTTCCGAAGTGCCCAGCAACGGAGCAGTGGTTTCAACAAGCGGTACGGCGCGGCCATCCGCAAAATCCGCGAGGACGCCGGGGTCGCGCAGTCGAAGGTCGTGGGGCTCACGGACCGCAAACTGCGCCGCATCGAGCATGGCGAGTGCCGGGCCACGACCACCGCACTCGCCGCGCTGGCACGGGCTCACGGGCTTAATGCAAACGAATACCTGGAAAAACTGGCGAAGGCGATGCGGTGAGCGTCCGGCTTCCGGCCCGCCTTACATCACCCCGGCGATCGGCTGGCCGGCGTGGCCGAAGAACACCGGGCGGTTGCTCGGCGTGTAGATCGGCTGGTCGCGGTCGATGCCGAGCTTCGCGTAGATCGTACTCGCGTAGTCTTCCGGGGTATACGGCGTGTCGAGGACGTACCCGCCCTCGCGGTCGGTCTTCCCGATCACCTGGCCGCCCCGCACGCCGGCCCCGGCGAACACGATCGAATACGCGTGCGTCCAGTGGTCCCGGCCTTTGGCCTTGTTGATCTTCGGCGTCCGCCCGAACTCGGACACGAAACAGACCAGCGTCTCCGCCAACAACCCGCGGTCGTGGAGGTCGGCGATGAGGGCGGAAAACGCCTGGTCGACGCTGCCCATCATGACCCAGTGGGCGATCCCGTACCGGCCGGCCCCGGCCCCGGTCGCGCCGGGCAGCTCGCACGTCTTGGTCGCGTAAATGTGGTCGTGGTGGTCCCAATTCAGGTTACCGCCCTTCGGCGTTTCCTTGGTCAGCGGCCAGCGGGTGTCGACAGTCACGAAGCGGACGCCGGCCTCGATCAGCTTCCGCCCGACGAGGTAACACGCCCCGCGGTGCCCGGCCCCGTAGGCGTCCCGCACCTTCTGCGGCTCCCTGGACAGGTCGAACGCCTCGGTCACTTTCGGGCTGGTCAGCATGTCGAAGGCCTGGTCGTAAAGCCGGTCCATGCCCTGGACGTCATACCCCGGGCCACTGGCCGCCTGCCGGCGGTCGAGGCCGTCGCGGAGGCCGTGCCGGTCGGTCAGTCGGCCGTCGCGGTTCTCGGCCCGGGCGATGAGCCCGTCGATCTTCCAGGCCGGGTCGGCCAGGTCGCGGCCGCCGGTCTTGAACACCTTGGTCCCGGCCGGGAGGAAGCCGGTCCGCGTCTCGGCCGCCTGCTCGTGGTTGCCCGGCACCATGATGTACGGCGGTAGGTACTTGCAGTTCGACCCGATGGTGTGCGAGACGATCGAGCCGATGTCCGGCATCGTCAGCGCGGCCGCCCCCGGGTGCGACCCGGAGAGGGCGTACTGCGTCCCGTTCGGGTGGGCGTCGGCCCCGTCCTTGGCGTGGTGCATCGAGCGGACGACGGCCAGCTTATCGGCCACGGCCGCGGTCTTCGTCAGCAGCTCGCTGAACTGGATGCCGGGGACGTTGGTCGCGATCGGCTTGAACGGCGTGCGGTGGTCGGCGACCGCGTCGGGCTTCGGGTCCCAGGTGTCCATGTGGGACAGGCCGCCCTGTTCGTAAATGACGAGCACGTTCCTGGCTGCGGCTCTTCTCCCCGCGGCAGCCGCCGCGGCAAGGCAGTTCGGCAGAGATAGGCCGAGGACGGACGCGGTGCCGAGGCGGAGAACGTCGCGGCGCGTCAACGTGCGGTCGGCGGCGCGCCGGGTGAACCAGTCGGGGAAGGACATCAACAGCTCCGAACAGGACCGCGGCCGGGGGCCGGGATCGGCGGGGGAATCGACTCACATAGTTTCGTCGGGAGAGGGCGGAAAGAAAAGCGCAAAATCTTCTGCCGGGTGAGCGACTTCGGGGCCAGTTTGGACCGTTCGACTGATGACATCCCGATTCAAGAAGTGGAAGACCTGTCGGGAACGTTCTTCGGCCTCGATTCTCGGGAATGTATCGTTCAGTCGGAACGCCCAACCGCGCAGAAACTACCCCCGGTCCGAGTATGCAAGTCCGTGCTCGACGACGAAACGCGGTCCACTGAGCCGACATTTTTCCGTGTAGTGATATCCTGGTCCGTCCACTGTCAGAAAACGCCTTGCAAGGTGCGAAAAGCGCAGAAATTACCTCGGGTCTCGGTTTCGAAGCCCTGGCCACCCGTCCGCGTCACGACAGGCGGTCGGACACGGCTCCCGTCTCGCCGGTCGGTGTGCGACGAGATTAGTCTGAGGTTGAAGGGGAGAAACGATCCGCCCGGATGAAGATTGGCAAACGACAAGGTTCGTCGTGAAAGAGTGGAAAATCAAAGCGCAGGCTCATGAGACGGCCGAGGTGGAAGGGCGTAACCATCCCGCCGCAATCGCTCCCACACCGGCGCTCGGCGCGGGTCTCCGACCCCGCCGTTCGGCCCGACCGCAGGTCTCCCGGCCCACGGCGGGTGCCCATCCGGTCGGTGTCCCGTGCGGCGTGCGTCGAGCAGGGGAGACCTGCGGTCGGGCCGAACGGCGGGGTCGGAGACCCGCGCCGAGCGCATCCAACGGCGGGGTCGGAGACCCGCGCCGAGCGCAATCCATGGCGGGGTCGGAGACCCGCGCCGAGCGCGATCCGCCCGGATGAAGATTGGCGAACGACAAGGTACGTCGTGAGAGGGCGGAAAGAAAAGCGCAAAATCGTCGCGGGGAAGGGCTATTCGCCAGCGTTACTCGCTGATGATGCGGACCTTGGTCATGGTGACCACGTTGCCCCGGCCGTGGTATTCGACCGAGGTCATGAAGTTGCGGATGAGCAGGAGGCCGCGGCCGCAGGGGCGTTCGAGGTTTTCCGGGGCCGTCGGGTCGGGCACGTCGGCCGGGTTGAACCCGGGGCCCTCGTCGGTGATCTTGATGTCGAACCGCTCGGTGGTCACCGTATAGACCACGAAGACGCGGCGGTCGGGGTCGAGTTGGTTGCCATGCTTGATCGCGTTGACCAGGGCCTCTTCGAGGGCGAGCTTGATCGAAAAGATGTCGCGGTCGCCGTACCGCGCGGACTGCAGCGCGTCTTCGATTTCCTCTTGGACCCGCCGGGCTTCGGCCAGGTCGCTCGGGATCGTGATCTCGGCGGCAATGTGCGGTTCGGCCATATCTACCTGCCGCGGCGGGCGGGGGGCGCGACGACCGCGGCCCGGAGAGGGGCCGGCGGCCCCACGGCGTCAGAAGGTGTTCAGACCCGTGGTCTCGTCCTTGACGATCGTCAACATTTTATCGAGTTTCGTGATCTCGAAGATTTCCAGAATGCTCTTGGAGATGCCGCACAGGACCAGCTTGCCGCCGATGGCGCTCAGCCGCTGGTGCAGCCGGATCAGTTTGCCCAGCGCGGCACTGGACAGGAACTCGACGTTCGAGAAGTTCAGGAGCACCTTCCGCCGGCCGAGTTCGTCCACGAGCCGGAAGAGGTCGTCCCCGATCATCTGGATGTTCTGTTCGTCGAGGATCTTCTTGTCGACGAACTGGACGACGGTGATGTCACCGATTTCATCCACGGTCAGGCGCTGACGACGGTTGGACATGCCTCACCTTATGTTTTCAACGCGGCCAAGGGCGTGCGAGGGGCGTGCGAGGAGCCCGATCCCGTCGGCCGAAAGGGCCGTATGTTTAGATTTGATTGTGCGAGTTAATCCGAACCTGTCAAGCGGGTAAGTGTGCTGATTCCGGCGCCCGTGGGGTCGGCCGGCGGCACGCCCGGCACCCGCGGCAGGGTCGCCGGGAACGGACTCCGTCACCCGCCGGCCCCGGCGACCGGCAGCCGGCTCGCGTACTCCAACTCGGGCCCCATGGTGTCGACCGCCTTCCGGTCGGTCTCGGCCGGGTTCAGGCAGAACAGGTCCCACTTCTCCCCGTTCAGGCCCCACTGCCGCACGTAATACGTCCCGTCGCCGTTCGGCTCCAGCGGGAAGATCACGCACTGGCTCGGCTTGTACTTGGCGAAGTCCCCCTCGGCGAGCCCGACCTTGTGGAAGACGCAGCCCTCGTTGAAGAAGACGCACCACCCGCCGATCACGCGGAGCATCGGCATGTCGAGTTTCGTGCGCCCGCTCAGGAACCCCTCGGCCTCGATCAGCTTGGCCGCCTCGGGCCGCAGGTGCGGGACGAACTTCTTCAAGTTCTTGGTCACCACCTTCTGCTCGGCTTCGGACAGGCTCGGGCGGCCGTTCTGGCAGCAGAGCCCGGGGCACCCGCGACCGAACGTGCAGTCGAACGTGGCCGTGTCGCCGTTCGTGACGGTCAGCGGGACGGTCTTGGCGGGCGACTTGCGGGGCGGCATGAGCGGGCGTCCGGGTGAAGTTCGGGCGAGCGGGCCGGTGGAGGTTACGCCCCGACGGCCTGGGCGGATGGCAAGGGTGTCACGGGAGCCCGGGGCACCGTCCAGTCCGACCCGCGGGCGGCCGCGTATTTGGCGACGTGCGCGACGAACGCGTCGTGCGTCCACCCGATCGCCTCCAAGCCGTACCGCAACATGATACTCGTAATCGACGGGTTCGGGTTGGCTTCGAGGATGTACACCTTGCCCTCGTCGGTCACGCGGGCGTCGACCCGCGCGTAATCCCGGCAGCCGAGCAGGCGGTACGTCTTCTGGGCCGCCCGGACGAGCCGGCCGGTCACGTCCTCGGGGAGAACGACCGGGACATCCACCGGGGTCCGGTGGTACTCCGAACTATCGGTCCGCCACTTGGCGTCGTATGAGTAGATCGGCCACAAATCGGTGTGATCGTCTTCGCCCTTCTGGAACAGGATCTCGGAGAACGGCAGGGCGGTCGGGGCGGGGGCGGCCGCGTCGAGTTCGACCAGGGTGACGTGCATCTCCCGGCCGACGATGAACTGTTCGACGAGGACCGGCCCGCCGTACCGGGCGAGGATGTATTCGACCCGGTCGCGGAGGTCGGCGTCGGTCGTCACGACGGCCCCCTGGTCGATCCCGACGCTGGCGTCCTCCCGGGCCGGCTTGACGATCACCGGCCACCCGAGGGTGTTCGCCGGGCACGCCTCGCCCGCCTCGACCGCGAAGAACGCCGGCGTCTCGATCCCGGCCCCGATGAACAGGTGCTTGGCCAGCAGCTTGTTCCGGGCGAGGGTCATGGCCTGGGCCGGGGAGCCGGTGAACGGGACCGCCAGCCACTCCATGATCCCGGCCACGAACGCCTCGGTGTTCCCGTGGTCGGCCGTGCCCTCGAACAGGTTGAACACGACGTCCGGCGGGTCGTTCTTGAGGCGGGCGACGAGCGGGGTGGGGTCCGTGCTGACGCCCAACCGGGTGACCGGGAGGCCGGCCTTTTCCAGAAACCCGGTGACGATGTTGACGCTGTGGATCACGTCGTGTTCGGCGTCGGCGTCGGGGTGGTCGGCTGCGAGGACGGGTTCGTTGAACAGGACGAGGACTCGAGGCGGGGCCATGAACGGCCTCCAACACGGCTGCGGAACGGGGGAGTGCGAATAACTCTTTCTTTATCGGCTAACCGGCCTTGTGTCGCCAGTCCACGTGGGCATGGGGGCGGGGGCGGGGGCGGCGGGGGCGAGTGACAGCCCGCACAAGCATCATAACTTGGCCGCAGCCGCGCGCAAGGTGTGCAATCGTAGCACACCGGCACAAAACACGATGTCCCAAGAGTTCGGCGGCAGCTGGCGGCTAAACGGCCCAGCAAATCGCGATCAGGGAAATATGTCGCGCAGGGCGTGCCTTTCTTCAAAGGCACGCTCGGGGTGATCGTCGCGTCGGCGGGCTTCTGGTATCGTCAGGTGAGCTGATCGTTGGTGGCAGCCGGGGGTTGTGCGATGTCGATCCGCCGTGTTTACATCAAGAAGGCCGGCGGCGAGATCGCCAGTGAAGCGTGCTACGCCGCCTGGCGCGGCTTTTCTCACAAGGCTTACCTACTCGACTTCTTCGAGTGGGAAGACCTCGCCCAGAATTGCCTCCCCCTGGACCGGCGGACCCTGGTCGTGGGCGGGACCGTCACCGTTCACGCAGCCCTGCGGCGGATCGGCATCGCAGTCCCGGTGCCGTTGAACATCCCCGAGCCCCTGTGCGAGTTCGCCGGCCGGCGTGTGTGGGAAACCACCCTCGGGGAAGGTATCCGTTCACGGGCTCCGACTCACGTGATCTGCGCCTGGATTTTTAAGGGCATTTCGCGATGGGTTCACGCGGGCGATGTTGTCGGTCAGGCCGCTACGGGGACGAGTGAGGGTCGTGCGGTCCCATTCCGGTCGGCCACGACCGCGGCCGTCAGGAACGCCAGGATGTTCCGCTTCTGCCGCCGGCAACTGGCGATCACCGTCAAGATCCGCTCGACGTACCGACTCCCGCGGGCGCTGTCGGTCCCATAGCTGGTCTTCCGCCAGCAGACGGCGTGACGGAGTTCCCGCTCGGCGGCGTTGTTCGTCGGCTCGACCGTCGACCGGCGGGCGAACGTCCATAAGGCGTCCGCCGTCGCCCACAGGTTGGCGCACACGGCGGCCGTCTTCGGGCACCCGCAGGCGCGGCCGCGAGCGAGCAGGGCGTGGACCTCGTCCCGCAACCCCGGAAGGTAATTCCGCCGGAACGTGCCGCGGGTGATCGTCCCGTCGCGAACGCGTTCCCAGTGTTCGAACAAGATCCGGGCGTGAGCCAACAATTCCTCCCCGATCCCCGACCCGGCGTTCGTCCGGTCGATCATGGCCTGGAAATCGCGGGCGAGGTGGGCCCCGCAGAGTTGGCGCCGGGCCGGGGTGAGGTGGTCATAGACGACGTACCGGTCCGTCGTGTGGATCGTCGTGGCTCCCCCCGGAGGTCGTCGAACGCGGCCCGGTTGCGGCACCCGCGGATGAGGAAAACAACGACCGCGGGGGTGACGGCGACCCACAGCCACGCCTTCTTCTTTCGTTGGTGGGTCGGCGTGGTCCCGCGCGCGTCCAGGGGCAGTGGAGGTGGGGGCGCTTCGGTCGGTGGGTCCGGAGGGGGCGACGACTCGACCGGCGGGGTCGCCGGGTGGCGGCCCTCATACCACGTCGTTTCGTCGAGGTTGGCATCCTGGGTCTTGGTGTACTCATGAGCCGCGGTGTGAATCGGCCCGAGGGCCGTGCTGGTCCGGTGCTCCAGATTGGTGATGGTGCCCAGACTCATGGGGATGCCGAAGACGTCCTCGAAGAGTTGGCGGGTCGGCCGCTTGCCGATCCGGCACCCGCCCGTCAAGTACGCGGCGGTCGCTTGGACCGCCGGGCCGAACCCGGTGGCGGCTTCGGGAACCGGCGGGGCGGTCGTCCGGACGCGGCAGTGCGGGCAGGTCAGGGTGTGACGGCGGTGGTGAATCACGTGCCGCATCTTCGCCGGCAGATCGATGACCTGATCGATAACGGGCTCGGGGTCGTCACCGGTGAGGGCCTGTTGGCAGCGGCCGCAGCGGGTCGGCTTGTGGTCGAGGACTTCGTCGGCCGGAAGAATCGTCCGCTCGTGCTTCGGGTGACCGGGTTGGCCACCCCGTCTCTTGCCGGACGGCGTTCGGGGCGGGGCCGGCTTGGCGTGCGGTGGGTCGGACGACGGCGGCTTGTGTGAATTGGTCGAGTTCTGGCTGACTCGTTCGGACAGATGGGCGACCTGGGCGCGGAGGGTGGCGATCTCTTCGGTGAGAGCGGCGATGATGGCTTGCGCGGCCGCGGGAAACGTGGCCCACAAGTCGTCAGGAATCGAAGGCGGTCGCGGCATAGCCAAGTAAATGCGCGGCACCCGTCGCGGTTGTCAAGCCGAAGCAGAAATGGAGTCGTGGACGGATACCGGGGAAGTCCGCGCCGGAGTTCGCGGTGGGTCGCCCGTATTCGCGAAGCCTTTGACGGAGACCAAGTCGTTCGTCGGGTGTGTCGTGGAAAGCGAGGCGGATTTACGACTGCTGCAGCACCTGGACGACAACCTGGGCGTGTTGGCGGCCGAGCCGGTGGCGTTCGTTTCGGAGTGGCGGTACTTCGTCCGCCGCGGCCGCGTCGTCGGGCTCGCCCACTACAAGGGCGAGTGGTCACTCGCGCCGGACCACGACACGGTGCGGCGGGCGGTCGCCGCTTACGTCGGCGCCCCGGCCGCGTATTCCCTCGACTACGGCGTCACAGCCGACGGCCGCAGTCTCCTCGTCGAGGCCAACGACGCCTTCGCGCTGGGCCCCTACGGCCTGGATGCGGTCGTGTACGCGGAGATGCTGGAGGATCGCTGGCTGGAGCTGGTGGGGTTGCCCTTGGCGTAAACCCGAACTCGATCGCTTCCTGGACCCGTTCGCCCCACAGTTTAGTTAAGGTACCATCTCGACGGCCATCACCGCGCAGCCCGGGTTCTCCGCGGCCAGTTCGTCGGCCACGGCGGCGGCGAACTCCTGGGCCGGCAGCCCGCGGTGCCGCTCGACCGCGGCGACGAGTTCCTCCCCGCCCCCCGCGCTCGCCACGACCAACTTGTCGCCCGGCCGAAGACGGCCCTCGCGGGCGAAGAACTCGGCGTCGAACGCGCCCAGGTACGGCCCGGGGCCGATCCACGGCTCCGGTGGTTCCTCCGCGTGGACCCGCACAACCGGGGGCAGGCCGGCGCGGGCGACCGTGACGGCGCCCGTTCGCACGTCGAGAACCCCGTAGGTCATCCCGACCAGCGGCGCGGGTTCGACTTCCAGGGCGATCAACGCCTGATTCACCCGGCCCAACACTTCGGCGGGGGAACGACACGCGCGCCCGCGTCGTCGACGTCGCGGCCTTCGATCGCCAGCCGCGCGCAGAGACCGACGAGCCCGTTGCCCGCCGTCCCCGCGCCGCCCGCGTCCGCGAGCCAGAAGGCGACGTGGTCGGGGTCGAGGCGGGTGACATCGTAGAGGGCGCCGCCCGCTCCGGCCCGTGCGTGATGGCTCACCCCGAACCGCGCCGCGCCGACCGCCGGCAAGCGCTTCGGGAGCGCGAGTTGTTGAACCTGCTTGACCAGCTTGGCGTCCGCTTCCGCCTGGCGGAACGCCTTCTGAAGTTGCTCGTTGATCCCCCGGGCCGCGGTCGCGCGGGTCGCGAGTTGCCCGACCCGCGTCCGCACCCGGGCCGCGGCGCGGAGTTGCGCCGCCAGCAGCGCAGGGGCGACCGGCCACGTCAGGCATGCGTCGGCCCCGGCGTCCATGCCGGCCGTGCCCGCCTCGGCCGCCGCGTCCCCAGCGGGGACGACCCAGAGGATCGGCACGAGGTGTTCGCCGAGGGCGGCCCGCACGGTCCGCGTCCGCGCGGCCGCGGCCGGAACGGCGCCGGCGCCGAC
The sequence above is a segment of the Fimbriiglobus ruber genome. Coding sequences within it:
- a CDS encoding DUF1501 domain-containing protein codes for the protein MSFPDWFTRRAADRTLTRRDVLRLGTASVLGLSLPNCLAAAAAAGRRAAARNVLVIYEQGGLSHMDTWDPKPDAVADHRTPFKPIATNVPGIQFSELLTKTAAVADKLAVVRSMHHAKDGADAHPNGTQYALSGSHPGAAALTMPDIGSIVSHTIGSNCKYLPPYIMVPGNHEQAAETRTGFLPAGTKVFKTGGRDLADPAWKIDGLIARAENRDGRLTDRHGLRDGLDRRQAASGPGYDVQGMDRLYDQAFDMLTSPKVTEAFDLSREPQKVRDAYGAGHRGACYLVGRKLIEAGVRFVTVDTRWPLTKETPKGGNLNWDHHDHIYATKTCELPGATGAGAGRYGIAHWVMMGSVDQAFSALIADLHDRGLLAETLVCFVSEFGRTPKINKAKGRDHWTHAYSIVFAGAGVRGGQVIGKTDREGGYVLDTPYTPEDYASTIYAKLGIDRDQPIYTPSNRPVFFGHAGQPIAGVM
- a CDS encoding STAS domain-containing protein; its protein translation is MSNRRQRLTVDEIGDITVVQFVDKKILDEQNIQMIGDDLFRLVDELGRRKVLLNFSNVEFLSSAALGKLIRLHQRLSAIGGKLVLCGISKSILEIFEITKLDKMLTIVKDETTGLNTF
- a CDS encoding D-alanine--D-alanine ligase family protein → MAPPRVLVLFNEPVLAADHPDADAEHDVIHSVNIVTGFLEKAGLPVTRLGVSTDPTPLVARLKNDPPDVVFNLFEGTADHGNTEAFVAGIMEWLAVPFTGSPAQAMTLARNKLLAKHLFIGAGIETPAFFAVEAGEACPANTLGWPVIVKPAREDASVGIDQGAVVTTDADLRDRVEYILARYGGPVLVEQFIVGREMHVTLVELDAAAPAPTALPFSEILFQKGEDDHTDLWPIYSYDAKWRTDSSEYHRTPVDVPVVLPEDVTGRLVRAAQKTYRLLGCRDYARVDARVTDEGKVYILEANPNPSITSIMLRYGLEAIGWTHDAFVAHVAKYAAARGSDWTVPRAPVTPLPSAQAVGA
- a CDS encoding YkgJ family cysteine cluster protein gives rise to the protein MPPRKSPAKTVPLTVTNGDTATFDCTFGRGCPGLCCQNGRPSLSEAEQKVVTKNLKKFVPHLRPEAAKLIEAEGFLSGRTKLDMPMLRVIGGWCVFFNEGCVFHKVGLAEGDFAKYKPSQCVIFPLEPNGDGTYYVRQWGLNGEKWDLFCLNPAETDRKAVDTMGPELEYASRLPVAGAGG
- a CDS encoding DUF2442 domain-containing protein; its protein translation is MTTKTPAKHAVAFYTASARLAHAYRSAARRNKTLARCAELRELGGAAQSHVAGHHALQNVVLSHADDDHFVLTNPRVEPVVTGAFHVLFTGPATHPDQVAQWMRTTNIRSENRLHVINADDLEGAQVSQLLGRICSALGGDGDRGSIIDAYFTGGSLTVRGPGHRMLHVPADSVPALKGHPPQVLRNFEIDPDGSFLYWPALDVHLGWNQFLQAVDPAEFRSAQQRSSGFNKRYGAAIRKIREDAGVAQSKVVGLTDRKLRRIEHGECRATTTALAALARAHGLNANEYLEKLAKAMR
- a CDS encoding ATP-grasp domain-containing protein; this translates as MESWTDTGEVRAGVRGGSPVFAKPLTETKSFVGCVVESEADLRLLQHLDDNLGVLAAEPVAFVSEWRYFVRRGRVVGLAHYKGEWSLAPDHDTVRRAVAAYVGAPAAYSLDYGVTADGRSLLVEANDAFALGPYGLDAVVYAEMLEDRWLELVGLPLA
- a CDS encoding SpoIIE family protein phosphatase — encoded protein: MNQALIALEVEPAPLVGMTYGVLDVRTGAVTVARAGLPPVVRVHAEEPPEPWIGPGPYLGAFDAEFFAREGRLRPGDKLVVASAGGGEELVAAVERHRGLPAQEFAAAVADELAAENPGCAVMAVEMVP
- a CDS encoding ATP-binding protein, with protein sequence MAEPHIAAEITIPSDLAEARRVQEEIEDALQSARYGDRDIFSIKLALEEALVNAIKHGNQLDPDRRVFVVYTVTTERFDIKITDEGPGFNPADVPDPTAPENLERPCGRGLLLIRNFMTSVEYHGRGNVVTMTKVRIISE